The Longimicrobium sp. genome includes the window GGGGAAACGTCCATCTACCAGCCCAGGCCGTACCCGCGGATCAGCGGAAGGGCCTGCCGGCGCAGCGACTCCAGCGTGCGCCGGTTGGTCGCCTCGATCTCTTCGCGGCGCGGCACCGGCGCGAGGTCCTCGCCGGGGTCGCGCACGCACTCGGGAAGCAGCACCGGGGCCTCGCCCTGCCAGCGGTCCAGCCACTCGCGGGGAACGCGGTTGGGCACCTGCTGCCCGGAAAGGCCGCCCCAGATCAGCGTCCACGCCCGGGGCACCACCTGCCAGACGGCGTACCCGCCCCCGCCCGTCGCCACCACGCGCCCCCCGCACACCGAATCGGCCACCTCGCAAACGATGCGGATGGTCTCTTCGTACAAACGGGTGCTGGCGCGCAGGTGCGTCAGCGGGTCCAGCGAGTGGCCGTCGCAGCCGTTCTGCACCACGATCACGTCGGGGCGGTACGCCTCGATCACCTCCGGCAGCAGCTTCCGGTGGATGTCGAGCCAGGAGCCGTCCTCGGTAAAGGGCTCCAGCGGCAGGTTCAGCGAGTAGCCGTACCCGTCGCCCTCGCCCAGCTCGTCCACGAACCCCGTGCCCGGGTAGAGGTAGCGTCCGGATTCGTGCAGCGAGAGGGTGAGCACCT containing:
- a CDS encoding acetoin utilization protein AcuC, with translation MSVPSALVWDPAVTGYRFRPDHPFNPKRLDLSISLIEALGLLDATTCRMVAPRMATDEELLAVHSREYVDAVKRFSAGGSTEGAGRYGLGTEDTPIFPGMHDITALVSGATLRAAELVMSGEVKRSFSIAGGLHHAHHDRGSGFCVYSDLAVAIAWIRREHQARVLYLDYDAHHGDGVQGIFYADPEVLTLSLHESGRYLYPGTGFVDELGEGDGYGYSLNLPLEPFTEDGSWLDIHRKLLPEVIEAYRPDVIVVQNGCDGHSLDPLTHLRASTRLYEETIRIVCEVADSVCGGRVVATGGGGYAVWQVVPRAWTLIWGGLSGQQVPNRVPREWLDRWQGEAPVLLPECVRDPGEDLAPVPRREEIEATNRRTLESLRRQALPLIRGYGLGW